In Stieleria varia, one genomic interval encodes:
- a CDS encoding SlyX family protein gives MTQKSPESRITELEIQLAHLQHHCDQLDEVLTEQGKIQDRMVRQLKKLLDTVDRLKNKDGGEESDPLSEKPPHY, from the coding sequence ATGACCCAAAAATCCCCGGAGTCTCGGATCACCGAATTGGAGATCCAATTGGCCCATTTGCAGCACCACTGCGACCAGTTGGATGAGGTGTTGACGGAGCAGGGCAAGATCCAGGATCGCATGGTCCGGCAGCTCAAAAAGTTGCTGGATACCGTGGATCGCCTCAAAAACAAAGACGGCGGTGAGGAATCCGACCCGCTGAGCGAAAAACCGCCGCACTACTAG
- a CDS encoding sugar phosphate isomerase/epimerase family protein, translating into MSNTPPVLLSGFADEAANEKLAVQQYSAFAAVGLRYYSIRFIDAGEGIKNVMALSDPEIQHLVKMQGDYGLKVSSIGSPIGKVKLQDVDDGTSNKFVPFKQYLAEDVATACDRAEAFGAKLIRGFAFYHPKGTDPADHVDQVADQLGQIAEICDKRGLTFGLEVEANLVGQTGDLLKVIAEKVNHPAMLTIFDGGNIVTQGFTADETFAQYVAMKPSLGWLHIKDYHDPSPTGRIEHVDEASLANFVPADMGDSGHEAILRDLRDYLPEVHARMTARGADGVFIDMEPHVKGGGQFGGFSGPDGFGVALRGLCRVLDYVQIPYSLRTFADIKG; encoded by the coding sequence ATGTCTAACACGCCCCCCGTCTTGCTCAGTGGATTTGCCGACGAAGCAGCCAACGAGAAACTGGCCGTTCAGCAGTACTCGGCTTTTGCGGCCGTCGGTCTACGGTACTACTCGATCCGATTCATCGACGCCGGCGAAGGCATCAAGAACGTGATGGCGTTGTCCGATCCGGAAATCCAACACCTGGTCAAAATGCAAGGCGACTACGGGCTAAAGGTCAGCAGCATTGGATCGCCGATCGGCAAGGTCAAGCTGCAAGACGTCGACGACGGAACGAGCAACAAGTTCGTTCCGTTCAAGCAGTACTTGGCCGAAGACGTCGCGACAGCTTGCGATCGCGCTGAAGCTTTCGGGGCAAAATTGATTCGCGGCTTTGCGTTCTACCATCCCAAGGGCACTGACCCCGCAGATCACGTCGACCAAGTTGCCGATCAGTTGGGACAAATCGCCGAAATCTGCGATAAACGAGGTTTGACATTCGGTCTGGAGGTCGAAGCCAACTTGGTCGGACAAACCGGTGATTTGCTCAAAGTGATCGCGGAAAAAGTGAACCACCCAGCGATGCTGACGATCTTTGACGGTGGCAATATCGTCACGCAAGGATTCACGGCCGACGAAACCTTTGCCCAGTACGTCGCGATGAAACCCAGCTTGGGATGGCTGCACATCAAGGATTACCATGATCCGTCGCCCACCGGTCGTATTGAGCATGTGGACGAAGCCAGCTTGGCGAATTTCGTACCGGCCGACATGGGTGACAGTGGGCACGAAGCCATCTTGAGGGACCTAAGGGATTACTTGCCCGAAGTGCACGCCCGCATGACGGCACGCGGCGCCGATGGCGTGTTCATCGACATGGAGCCGCACGTCAAAGGCGGCGGTCAGTTCGGCGGCTTCAGCGGCCCCGATGGTTTCGGCGTTGCGCTCCGCGGACTGTGCCGTGTGCTCGATTACGTGCAAATCCCCTACTCCCTGAGAACCTTTGCGGACATCAAAGGATGA
- the queF gene encoding preQ(1) synthase translates to MSDNSHFRETLEVFDNPSPARNFTIQHHCPEFTSVCPKTGQPDYGKIIFTYVPDKVCVELKSLKMYLQLFRNEGIFYEAVTNRIMDDFVAVVKPRQVTVESQWTPRGGLHSNIIVQYPED, encoded by the coding sequence TTGAGCGACAACAGTCATTTCCGCGAGACGCTGGAAGTCTTTGACAATCCCAGCCCGGCACGAAATTTTACCATCCAACACCACTGTCCGGAATTCACGTCGGTCTGCCCCAAGACGGGCCAACCGGACTACGGAAAAATCATTTTCACCTATGTGCCCGACAAAGTCTGCGTCGAGCTCAAGAGCCTGAAAATGTATCTGCAGCTGTTCCGCAACGAAGGGATCTTCTACGAAGCGGTGACCAACCGCATCATGGATGACTTCGTCGCCGTTGTGAAGCCAAGGCAAGTGACGGTGGAAAGCCAGTGGACGCCCCGTGGCGGGCTGCACAGCAATATCATCGTCCAGTATCCCGAGGATTGA
- a CDS encoding 7-carboxy-7-deazaguanine synthase QueE, with product MRVAETFTSRQGEGKLTGVESFFVRTSGCNLRCWFCDTPYASWNPVGESHSIDSLVQQAVQSGCRHVVLTGGEPLLPESCVALTQQFAATGLHLTVETAGTIFRDIAYDLLSLSPKLAASVPDASDHPRWNELHERRRMPIDTMRRLIEVSKAFQVKFVVDSRDEFDEVDEVVRLLQVEPDDVWIMPQGSTNESLDAAASWLTPWAHSQGYRYCDRMQIRWYGNRRGT from the coding sequence GTGCGCGTTGCGGAAACCTTCACCAGCCGTCAAGGCGAAGGCAAATTGACGGGCGTGGAGAGTTTTTTCGTGCGGACCAGCGGCTGCAATCTGCGATGCTGGTTTTGCGACACACCCTATGCATCGTGGAATCCCGTCGGCGAGTCTCACTCCATCGACTCACTCGTGCAACAAGCAGTCCAGTCCGGATGTCGCCACGTGGTCCTGACCGGTGGCGAACCGTTGCTGCCCGAGTCCTGCGTCGCCTTGACTCAGCAATTCGCCGCCACCGGACTCCACCTGACCGTGGAAACGGCGGGAACGATTTTTCGCGACATCGCCTATGATCTGCTGTCGCTGAGCCCCAAACTGGCCGCCAGTGTTCCCGACGCGTCCGATCATCCACGCTGGAATGAACTGCATGAACGAAGAAGGATGCCGATCGACACGATGCGACGATTGATCGAGGTGTCCAAAGCGTTCCAAGTGAAATTTGTGGTGGACTCGCGGGATGAGTTTGACGAAGTCGATGAGGTCGTGCGTTTGTTGCAAGTCGAACCGGACGATGTCTGGATCATGCCCCAAGGCAGCACGAACGAATCGCTCGATGCCGCGGCGAGTTGGCTCACCCCGTGGGCTCATTCGCAAGGCTATCGCTATTGCGACCGAATGCAGATTCGCTGGTACGGCAACCGCCGTGGCACTTAG
- a CDS encoding CPBP family intramembrane glutamic endopeptidase translates to MLDFDDHEKNAPHDPTTVFLWATTFEIGLGLIALIVGWIIGPDARELLPQLSNDSVGLLLWQILIGCAASLPMVALVALLLRLPFEPIREITRLSEDDTMKALLRLTPIELIVISACAGVGEELLFRGWLLPFLAGGSNVLEQPTIAIGASIIGSSILFGLVHPITKLYVVLAGFMGVYFAFLMLATGSLLIPIATHACYDAIQLLIASRQSRQQPSQIKR, encoded by the coding sequence ATGTTGGATTTCGACGATCACGAAAAGAACGCCCCCCATGATCCGACGACGGTTTTTCTGTGGGCGACCACGTTTGAGATCGGTCTGGGTTTGATCGCACTGATCGTCGGCTGGATCATTGGCCCCGATGCGAGAGAGTTGCTGCCACAGTTGAGCAACGATTCCGTGGGTTTGCTGCTTTGGCAAATTCTGATCGGATGCGCCGCCTCCCTACCCATGGTCGCTCTCGTCGCTTTGCTGTTGCGACTGCCATTCGAGCCGATTCGTGAAATCACTCGGTTATCCGAAGACGACACGATGAAGGCCTTGCTACGCCTGACTCCCATCGAACTGATCGTCATCAGTGCTTGTGCCGGCGTGGGCGAAGAACTCTTGTTTCGCGGTTGGTTGCTGCCGTTCCTTGCCGGTGGCAGCAACGTATTGGAACAGCCGACGATCGCCATTGGTGCGTCCATCATCGGATCATCGATCCTGTTCGGATTGGTTCACCCCATCACCAAACTGTACGTGGTGCTCGCCGGATTTATGGGTGTGTACTTTGCATTCCTGATGCTGGCAACAGGCAGCCTGTTGATCCCGATCGCAACGCATGCCTGTTACGACGCGATCCAACTGCTGATCGCATCACGACAATCCCGCCAACAGCCCAGCCAGATAAAACGCTAG
- a CDS encoding zinc metallopeptidase, protein MFFDPWYFLFIIPPLLLGLFAQYRVKSTFAAMSQVPARMSGAQAARRMLDSGGLHSVGIEQVPGHLSDHYDPRSKVLRLSPDVYNGRSMAALGVACHEAGHAFQDAKQYAPLVIRNLAVPAANFGGGFGGTMALLGLMFHLKPLLLIGIILFACVVFFQVVNLPVEFDASARARRQLTELGLIADREEQYVAKVLNAAALTYVAGTLQAIMTLAYYVFRYMGDRR, encoded by the coding sequence ATGTTTTTCGACCCATGGTACTTTCTGTTCATCATTCCTCCGTTGCTGCTGGGGCTGTTTGCTCAGTACCGAGTGAAGAGTACGTTTGCTGCGATGAGCCAAGTGCCGGCGCGGATGAGCGGAGCGCAAGCCGCACGCCGGATGCTGGATTCGGGTGGATTGCACAGCGTCGGCATCGAACAAGTCCCCGGGCACTTGAGCGATCACTACGACCCTCGGTCGAAGGTATTGCGATTGAGTCCAGATGTTTACAACGGTCGCTCGATGGCAGCCCTGGGCGTGGCGTGCCACGAAGCCGGGCATGCGTTCCAAGATGCCAAACAGTACGCGCCGCTTGTGATCCGAAACCTTGCGGTCCCTGCAGCGAACTTCGGCGGCGGTTTCGGCGGAACGATGGCGCTGTTGGGTCTGATGTTTCATCTCAAGCCGCTGTTGCTGATCGGCATCATCCTGTTCGCCTGCGTCGTGTTCTTTCAAGTCGTGAACTTGCCCGTTGAGTTCGACGCCAGCGCGCGTGCTCGCCGCCAGCTGACCGAGTTGGGCTTGATCGCGGACCGCGAAGAACAGTACGTGGCCAAGGTGCTCAATGCGGCCGCGTTGACGTACGTTGCGGGGACCTTGCAAGCCATCATGACGCTGGCGTACTACGTGTTCCGCTACATGGGTGACCGCCGCTGA
- a CDS encoding GIY-YIG nuclease family protein — protein sequence MDALYDKQPEFGFGINPLNPHGSRPIEIVGARDRETLRNAIVQSCPRVPGVYGMLDRSGSLIYVGKSKSLRSRLLSYFAASNEDEKGGRIIENARAIQWETQPSDFAALLREQQLIRQFTPRWNVQGIPNRQRPVYLCLGRKVPQFFLAAVPPEECIAVEGPFHGAGRMRAAVDTLNKVFRLRDCSQKQVFRFAEQLQLFEVDYRPGCLRYEVGTCSGPCVAACTRAQYDEQVNAAQSFLDGFNDEPLVAIQDQIDVASANRQYELAGRAHRTLKAVSYVHRKLTMLASARNKYNFIYSVPGYDGCGTWYLIHCGEVAAVAAAPRDANDYKRMKPLLAQWSATLTSSIQRGHGPFPQTLSIVASWYRKQKDELGRTFAPEQAGHKYHRQSHVA from the coding sequence ATGGACGCATTGTACGACAAACAACCGGAGTTTGGGTTCGGCATCAATCCGTTGAACCCTCATGGCTCGCGCCCGATCGAGATCGTCGGAGCCAGGGATCGCGAGACATTGCGTAATGCGATCGTTCAGTCTTGCCCACGGGTGCCGGGTGTGTACGGCATGCTGGATCGATCCGGCAGCCTGATCTACGTGGGCAAGAGCAAATCATTGCGTTCCCGCTTGCTGAGCTACTTCGCCGCGTCCAACGAAGACGAAAAGGGCGGCCGGATCATTGAGAATGCGAGGGCGATTCAATGGGAGACTCAGCCCAGTGACTTTGCCGCCCTGCTGCGTGAACAGCAATTGATTCGCCAGTTCACTCCCCGCTGGAATGTGCAGGGGATTCCCAACCGCCAGCGTCCTGTCTACCTGTGCCTGGGGCGCAAAGTGCCCCAATTCTTTTTGGCGGCCGTGCCACCAGAGGAATGCATTGCGGTAGAAGGACCTTTTCATGGAGCCGGACGCATGCGGGCCGCTGTCGACACGCTCAACAAAGTCTTTCGGTTGCGGGACTGCAGCCAAAAACAGGTGTTCCGATTCGCTGAGCAGTTACAACTCTTTGAAGTCGACTATCGTCCGGGATGCTTGCGATACGAAGTGGGCACGTGCAGTGGACCGTGCGTTGCAGCCTGCACACGTGCTCAATACGACGAGCAAGTCAACGCGGCGCAGAGTTTTCTGGACGGATTCAACGACGAGCCGCTTGTCGCGATCCAAGACCAAATCGACGTTGCATCGGCCAATCGCCAGTACGAACTCGCCGGTCGCGCTCACCGAACGCTGAAAGCCGTCTCGTACGTCCACCGCAAGCTGACAATGTTGGCATCAGCGAGAAACAAGTACAACTTTATCTACAGCGTTCCCGGATACGACGGCTGTGGAACATGGTACTTGATCCACTGTGGCGAAGTCGCGGCGGTGGCAGCGGCACCACGCGACGCCAACGACTACAAACGGATGAAACCTTTGCTGGCTCAATGGTCCGCGACGTTGACCAGTTCGATTCAACGAGGCCATGGCCCGTTTCCACAAACACTTTCCATCGTCGCCTCCTGGTATCGCAAACAAAAGGACGAACTCGGCCGCACGTTTGCTCCCGAGCAAGCCGGCCACAAGTACCACCGCCAATCCCACGTCGCCTGA
- the deoC gene encoding deoxyribose-phosphate aldolase has product MKHSYSDLAKMIDHSLLHPTMDTATLEAGIDLALAYDVASVCIMPYYLKRCAERLAGSTVQASTTIGFPHGGHTTAIKVAETLQAAKDGCQEFDMVVNISKVLSGDWDYVRGDIAAVTEAVHDAGQKVKVIFENCYLADSHKIRLCEICGELGVDWVKTSTGYGTGGATIDDLILMRKHSPDNVQVKAAGGVRDAETLIKVRELGVSRVGASRTKEMLDEVRQMHAMEPIEIGDTPNPSGY; this is encoded by the coding sequence ATGAAACACTCGTATTCCGATCTTGCGAAGATGATCGATCATTCACTGTTGCATCCCACCATGGATACGGCAACGTTGGAGGCCGGGATCGATCTGGCGTTGGCCTACGACGTCGCCAGTGTTTGCATCATGCCGTACTATCTGAAGCGATGTGCCGAGCGGCTTGCCGGCAGCACCGTGCAAGCATCCACGACCATCGGGTTTCCTCACGGCGGTCACACCACGGCGATCAAAGTCGCCGAGACGTTGCAAGCGGCCAAGGACGGATGCCAAGAATTTGACATGGTGGTCAACATTTCCAAAGTGCTCAGCGGCGACTGGGATTACGTGCGTGGCGACATCGCGGCGGTGACCGAAGCGGTCCATGACGCCGGTCAAAAGGTCAAAGTCATTTTTGAGAACTGCTATCTGGCAGACAGCCACAAGATCCGGTTGTGCGAAATCTGCGGCGAACTGGGCGTGGACTGGGTCAAAACGTCCACGGGATACGGAACCGGCGGCGCGACCATCGATGATTTGATTTTGATGCGTAAACACTCGCCCGATAACGTGCAAGTCAAAGCAGCCGGCGGCGTCCGCGACGCAGAAACCTTGATCAAAGTACGCGAACTGGGAGTCAGCCGCGTCGGCGCAAGTCGAACCAAAGAAATGCTGGACGAAGTTCGGCAGATGCACGCAATGGAGCCCATCGAGATCGGCGACACACCGAATCCCAGCGGCTATTGA
- a CDS encoding nucleoside monophosphate kinase, whose protein sequence is MDSQLNSNRSNAAGSDELEVKDAQLIFHSVWKDLEEKHGRLNLRFPTELILLGGAPGAGKGTNTDFIRKVRDIAAAPIVVSALLDTPEAKRIKSIGGMVGDREVLTLVLSELLKPAYQTGAILDGFPRTKVQVECLKMLHDRMKALRRELLDSPHMAQMKPPVFHIMVLFVDEAESIKRQLARGRQVIAHNEEVARSGIGELWEERPTDFNESLARNRYRVFKEKTYDALVSLKQLFHFHFINAQESLKKVQKNILQELEYQSSLELDPRTFHAIGGIPLASDIAQHARRDLVSRLDDYEHEHGPLFHKVIELIESKLVPIVLRHAISGQAIISSEDEMLDDPLALQMLIDVFSERGFHAVIDLRRREIPERIDLQTGEVTCRIQKVYRISIRFKGSEIRRGG, encoded by the coding sequence GTGGATTCACAACTCAACAGCAATCGCAGTAACGCCGCCGGATCAGATGAGCTGGAGGTCAAAGACGCCCAGCTGATCTTTCACTCCGTCTGGAAAGATTTGGAGGAGAAACATGGACGGTTGAATCTGCGGTTTCCGACGGAGTTGATCTTGCTCGGTGGTGCCCCCGGCGCGGGCAAAGGCACCAACACGGACTTTATCCGTAAAGTTCGCGACATTGCCGCCGCGCCGATCGTGGTCAGTGCCTTGTTGGATACCCCCGAAGCCAAACGGATCAAGAGCATCGGTGGGATGGTGGGCGACCGAGAAGTATTGACGTTGGTGCTGAGCGAACTGCTCAAGCCCGCCTATCAAACCGGTGCGATCTTAGACGGTTTCCCCCGTACCAAAGTCCAGGTCGAGTGCCTCAAGATGCTGCACGACCGCATGAAAGCCTTGCGGCGGGAACTGCTGGACAGCCCTCACATGGCACAGATGAAACCGCCCGTGTTTCACATCATGGTGCTGTTCGTGGATGAAGCCGAAAGCATCAAGCGACAACTGGCTCGTGGTCGCCAAGTGATCGCGCACAACGAGGAAGTTGCACGAAGCGGGATCGGTGAGCTGTGGGAAGAACGCCCCACGGATTTCAACGAATCCTTGGCACGCAACCGATATCGGGTTTTCAAAGAAAAGACCTACGATGCGTTGGTCTCGCTGAAACAGCTCTTCCATTTCCATTTCATCAACGCACAAGAATCGTTGAAGAAAGTGCAGAAGAACATTCTGCAGGAGCTGGAGTACCAAAGCTCCTTGGAACTGGATCCGCGAACGTTTCATGCGATCGGCGGAATCCCGCTGGCAAGCGACATTGCCCAGCACGCGAGACGAGATCTTGTCAGTCGATTGGACGACTACGAACACGAGCACGGACCGCTGTTCCACAAAGTGATCGAGTTGATCGAAAGCAAGCTGGTCCCGATCGTGCTGCGACATGCGATTTCTGGACAAGCCATCATCAGCTCCGAAGACGAAATGCTGGACGATCCGTTGGCGTTGCAAATGCTGATCGACGTGTTTTCAGAACGAGGCTTTCACGCCGTGATCGACTTGCGACGCAGAGAGATCCCAGAACGGATCGATTTGCAGACCGGTGAAGTCACATGCCGGATTCAGAAGGTGTATCGAATCTCGATTCGATTCAAAGGCAGCGAAATTCGCCGCGGCGGTTGA
- a CDS encoding cold-shock protein — MRYRFRPRDSIQEKVAENYGMEGKIKRLTDKGFGFIESGSDKDMFFHSSALQGVRYDDLREGQEVTYDVGQGPKGPRAENVQLKED; from the coding sequence GTGCGTTACAGGTTTCGACCACGAGACTCGATTCAAGAAAAAGTTGCGGAGAATTACGGGATGGAAGGCAAGATCAAGCGATTGACCGACAAAGGATTTGGTTTCATCGAGAGCGGCAGTGACAAGGACATGTTCTTTCACAGCTCAGCTTTGCAAGGCGTTCGTTACGACGACTTGCGCGAAGGTCAGGAAGTTACTTACGATGTCGGCCAAGGCCCCAAGGGACCTCGCGCCGAAAACGTTCAGCTCAAAGAAGACTGA
- a CDS encoding ATP-dependent DNA helicase RecQ yields the protein MPTEFSPVDPESLLPRFGLKNFRPGQRDVVDTLAAGQDVLCVMPTGGGKSLCYQLPSLARPGTTIVISPLIALMKDQVDALERIGIAARLINSTQSLSEQEDAMSAMARGELDLIYVAPERLRNGRFLEAIAASNVSLLAVDEAHCVSEWGHDFRPDYSRLGQVRKRYLSGVQTIALTATATPLVREDVCRLLELDNPRVFVTGFARTNLRFSVKHSKSDSEKERQLTEFVKAQEGAGIIYAATRKMCEELGEWLPEKTRRPIGVYHGGMEPQHRRVVQEQFMSGELSAIVATNAFGMGIDKSDIRYVAHFQMPGTLEAYYQEAGRAGRDGQLSDCALFFSYQDRYIQEFFIENRYPSPETVRKVYEYLLSRPEDPIELTLEQVRTAIKSSDSSEAIGASQTLLAKAGVLKRLDSSNNQILIRIDSDAPTLLDFLPREAKVRRRVMSAVQQVIGKRRGEDVFVRPKRLMDLANVDREKLMRNLRELSRLHAFDYVPPFRGRAVHFTQRDVPFENLQIDFDELARRKAAEYDKLEAVIGFARTSGCRQRIILDYFGDPESSNCGMCDRCDVGGADAKSADASSGIGVDPNALLTGVRVTLSGVTRMHGRFGKNMVAQMLSGSLNKRIQQWRLDRLSTYGMLSKLKQTEVVEIIDALIQTGLVEQREVDQRRPTVEISEAGKRVMHMTDPLPASFTLKLALGKRLAMAAASVESADVESADVESADRPAENETSASETTETSTMPGDSQPASDSSDLAAHAAKVIDETLAGPGGQEFKTVDLEKLLPPAKKLQQELAEALKRWRRRTAAAQGIPAFRVLTNATIDRIAESAPQTTGQLEAISGVGDATIEQFGYDILQVIAEHQCETGQSAPEPTKTTSSQSAHDPKKVLRADPPDASGNANSPSTPSRPESANDVVRPDEYWTWRLIRDGYSVEEVCRIRGISESQVNQHLESVSRN from the coding sequence ATGCCTACGGAATTCTCGCCTGTCGATCCCGAATCGCTGCTGCCACGATTCGGACTCAAAAATTTTCGACCTGGACAGCGAGACGTCGTCGACACGTTGGCGGCCGGCCAAGATGTCTTGTGCGTGATGCCGACAGGAGGCGGAAAGAGCCTCTGCTATCAGTTACCCAGCCTGGCGCGACCGGGAACAACGATCGTCATCTCTCCCTTGATCGCGTTGATGAAGGATCAGGTCGACGCGTTGGAACGAATCGGCATCGCTGCGCGGCTGATCAACAGCACCCAGAGCTTGAGCGAACAAGAAGACGCGATGTCGGCAATGGCACGTGGCGAGTTGGACTTGATCTACGTCGCACCGGAGCGGTTGCGTAACGGTCGATTCCTGGAAGCCATTGCGGCGAGCAACGTGTCTCTGCTGGCGGTCGACGAAGCTCACTGTGTGAGCGAGTGGGGTCACGACTTTCGACCGGACTATTCACGGCTGGGACAAGTTCGCAAGCGATACCTCAGCGGCGTCCAAACGATCGCATTGACCGCCACCGCGACCCCGCTGGTCCGAGAAGACGTCTGCAGACTACTGGAGCTCGACAATCCACGCGTTTTTGTCACCGGATTCGCCAGAACGAATTTGCGTTTCTCCGTCAAGCACAGCAAGAGTGATTCGGAGAAAGAACGCCAGCTCACAGAATTCGTCAAGGCTCAAGAAGGCGCAGGCATCATCTACGCGGCCACACGCAAGATGTGCGAAGAGCTGGGCGAATGGTTGCCCGAAAAAACGCGTCGCCCCATCGGTGTCTATCACGGGGGAATGGAACCGCAACATCGCCGCGTGGTTCAAGAACAATTCATGTCCGGCGAGCTTTCCGCGATCGTCGCGACCAACGCGTTCGGGATGGGCATCGACAAATCCGACATCCGATACGTCGCTCACTTCCAGATGCCGGGAACGCTGGAGGCCTATTATCAAGAAGCTGGTCGCGCGGGACGGGATGGACAGTTGAGCGATTGCGCGTTGTTCTTTTCTTACCAAGATCGCTACATCCAAGAGTTCTTTATCGAAAATCGCTACCCGTCGCCCGAGACGGTTCGCAAGGTCTACGAGTACTTGCTCTCGAGACCCGAGGACCCGATCGAGTTGACGCTGGAGCAAGTTCGGACGGCGATCAAATCGAGTGACAGTAGCGAAGCGATCGGCGCATCGCAAACTCTGTTGGCCAAGGCCGGCGTGCTGAAACGATTGGACAGCAGCAACAATCAGATCCTGATCCGAATCGACAGCGACGCGCCCACATTGCTGGATTTCCTGCCTCGCGAAGCCAAAGTGCGACGCCGCGTGATGAGCGCCGTCCAACAAGTGATCGGCAAGCGACGTGGCGAAGACGTTTTTGTGCGTCCCAAACGTCTGATGGACCTCGCCAATGTCGATCGTGAAAAGCTGATGCGCAACCTTCGTGAACTCAGTCGACTGCACGCGTTCGATTACGTGCCGCCCTTTCGCGGCCGCGCCGTTCATTTCACCCAACGTGACGTCCCCTTCGAAAATCTGCAAATCGACTTCGACGAACTCGCTCGGCGAAAGGCTGCCGAGTACGACAAACTGGAGGCCGTGATTGGGTTCGCCAGGACGAGTGGATGCCGACAACGCATCATTCTGGATTACTTTGGCGACCCCGAGAGCAGCAACTGCGGTATGTGCGACCGATGCGACGTCGGTGGAGCCGACGCAAAATCAGCCGACGCATCGTCCGGCATCGGTGTCGATCCCAACGCACTATTGACCGGTGTCCGAGTCACACTCAGCGGCGTCACACGCATGCATGGCCGGTTTGGCAAGAACATGGTCGCTCAAATGCTCTCCGGTTCGCTGAACAAACGGATTCAGCAATGGAGGCTGGATCGACTGAGCACCTACGGCATGTTGTCCAAACTGAAACAGACCGAAGTGGTGGAGATCATCGACGCGCTGATCCAAACAGGCTTGGTCGAACAACGCGAAGTCGACCAAAGGCGACCGACCGTCGAGATCAGCGAAGCGGGAAAACGGGTAATGCACATGACCGATCCGCTGCCCGCTTCATTCACGCTGAAACTGGCACTCGGCAAACGTTTGGCAATGGCTGCCGCGAGCGTGGAGTCCGCTGACGTGGAGTCCGCCGACGTGGAGTCCGCTGATCGGCCTGCTGAGAACGAAACATCTGCGAGCGAAACGACCGAGACCTCGACGATGCCCGGCGATTCCCAGCCCGCTTCTGACTCCAGTGACTTGGCGGCACATGCGGCCAAAGTCATTGATGAAACGTTGGCGGGACCTGGTGGACAGGAATTCAAGACAGTTGATTTGGAGAAACTGTTGCCACCAGCCAAAAAGCTTCAACAAGAATTGGCCGAGGCGCTCAAGCGTTGGCGTCGGCGGACGGCCGCCGCACAAGGAATTCCGGCATTTCGTGTGCTGACCAACGCGACGATTGACCGGATCGCGGAGTCGGCACCGCAAACGACGGGGCAGTTGGAAGCGATCTCAGGGGTGGGCGATGCGACGATCGAGCAGTTCGGTTACGACATCTTGCAAGTCATCGCGGAGCATCAATGTGAAACCGGGCAATCTGCGCCCGAACCCACCAAGACGACTTCGTCCCAGTCCGCCCACGACCCCAAGAAAGTCCTGCGGGCTGACCCGCCCGATGCCAGCGGAAACGCCAACTCGCCCTCCACGCCGTCGCGGCCTGAATCCGCCAACGATGTCGTAAGGCCTGACGAGTACTGGACTTGGAGATTGATCCGCGATGGGTACAGCGTCGAGGAAGTGTGCCGAATCCGAGGAATCAGCGAGTCACAGGTGAATCAGCACCTGGAATCCGTTTCGCGAAACTAA